One window of Pseudomonas urmiensis genomic DNA carries:
- the phhA gene encoding phenylalanine 4-monooxygenase, which produces MKQTQYVAREPDAHGFIDYPQQEHAVWNTLITRQLKVIEGRACQEYLDGIEQLKLPHDRIPQLGEINKVLGATTGWQVARVPALIPFQTFFELLASKRFPVATFIRTPEELDYLQEPDIFHEIFGHCPLLTNPWFAEFTHTYGKLGLAATKEERVYLARLYWMTIEFGLMDTPQGRKIYGGGILSSPKETVYSLSNEPEHQAFDPIEAMRTPYRIDILQPLYFVLPNLKRLFDLAHEDIMGMVHQGMQLGLHAPKFPPKVAA; this is translated from the coding sequence ATGAAACAGACGCAGTACGTGGCACGCGAGCCCGACGCGCACGGCTTTATCGACTACCCGCAGCAAGAGCATGCGGTATGGAACACCCTGATCACCCGTCAATTGAAGGTGATCGAAGGCCGGGCCTGCCAGGAATACCTGGACGGCATCGAGCAGCTCAAGCTGCCCCATGACCGCATCCCGCAGCTGGGCGAAATCAACAAGGTACTGGGCGCTACCACGGGCTGGCAGGTCGCCCGCGTCCCGGCGCTGATCCCCTTCCAGACCTTCTTCGAACTGCTCGCCAGCAAGCGCTTCCCGGTGGCTACCTTCATCCGCACCCCGGAAGAGCTCGACTACCTGCAAGAGCCGGACATCTTCCACGAGATCTTTGGCCACTGCCCTCTGCTGACCAACCCTTGGTTCGCCGAATTCACCCACACCTATGGCAAGCTCGGCCTGGCCGCGACCAAGGAAGAGCGGGTGTACCTGGCGCGTCTGTACTGGATGACCATCGAGTTCGGCCTGATGGACACCCCGCAAGGTCGCAAGATCTATGGCGGTGGCATCCTCTCCTCGCCCAAGGAGACCGTCTACAGCCTGTCGAACGAGCCGGAACACCAGGCGTTCGACCCAATCGAAGCCATGCGCACGCCGTATCGGATCGACATCCTGCAGCCGCTGTATTTCGTTCTGCCGAACCTCAAGCGCCTGTTCGACCTGGCCCACGAAGACATCATGGGCATGGTCCACCAGGGCATGCAGCTGGGCCTGCACGCGCCGAAGTTTCCACCCAAGGTCGCTGCCTGA
- a CDS encoding sigma-54-dependent transcriptional regulator, whose translation MRIKVHCQNRIGILRDILNLLVEYGINVLRGEVGGDHGNAIYLHCPNLVNLQFQALRPKFEAIAGVFGVKRVGLMPSERRHMELNALLGALEFPVLSIDMGGSIVAANRAAAQLLGVRVDEVPGLPLARYVEDFDLPELVRANKSRINGLRIKVKGDVFLADIAPLQSEHDESEALAGAVLTLHRADRIGERIYNVRKQELRGFDSIFQSSRVMAAVVREARRMAPLDAPLLIEGETGTGKELLARACHLASPRGQAPLMALNCAGLPESMAETELFGYGPGAFEGARAEGKLGLLELTAGGTLFLDGVAEMSPRLQVKLLRFLQDGCFRRVGSDEEVYLDVRVICATQVDLSELCARGEFRQDLYHRLNVLSLHIPPLRECMDGLEGLVQHFLDQASRQIGCPMPRLAPAAMEKLSHYHWPGNVRQLENVLFQAVSLCEGGLVKSEHIRLPDYGVRQPLGEFSLEGELSQIVGRFEKAVLESLLGEYPSSRALGKRLGVSHTTIANKLREYALGKSSE comes from the coding sequence ATGCGTATCAAAGTGCATTGCCAGAACCGCATCGGCATTTTGCGAGACATCCTCAACCTGTTGGTCGAGTACGGCATCAACGTGCTGCGCGGCGAGGTTGGCGGCGACCACGGCAATGCCATCTACCTGCATTGTCCGAACCTGGTGAACCTGCAGTTCCAAGCCTTGCGGCCGAAATTCGAAGCGATCGCCGGGGTGTTCGGCGTCAAGCGCGTCGGCCTGATGCCCAGCGAGCGTCGGCATATGGAGCTCAATGCGTTATTGGGTGCATTGGAGTTCCCGGTGCTGTCGATCGACATGGGCGGCAGTATCGTGGCGGCCAACCGTGCGGCGGCGCAGTTGCTTGGGGTGCGGGTCGATGAGGTGCCAGGCCTGCCGCTGGCGCGCTACGTCGAGGACTTCGACCTGCCCGAGCTGGTGCGGGCGAACAAGTCGCGCATCAATGGCCTGCGCATCAAGGTCAAGGGGGATGTGTTTCTCGCCGACATCGCCCCGTTGCAGTCCGAGCATGACGAAAGCGAGGCGTTGGCCGGGGCGGTGCTGACCTTGCATCGCGCCGACCGCATTGGCGAGCGCATCTATAACGTGCGCAAGCAGGAGCTGCGCGGATTCGACAGTATTTTCCAGAGCTCGCGGGTGATGGCCGCCGTGGTGCGCGAAGCGCGGCGCATGGCGCCGTTGGATGCGCCGTTGTTGATCGAGGGCGAAACAGGCACTGGCAAGGAGTTGCTGGCGCGTGCCTGCCACTTGGCCAGCCCGCGTGGGCAGGCGCCGCTGATGGCGCTCAACTGCGCGGGGTTGCCGGAGTCGATGGCCGAAACCGAGCTGTTTGGCTATGGTCCGGGCGCTTTCGAGGGCGCGCGCGCGGAGGGCAAGCTGGGGCTGCTGGAACTGACCGCAGGAGGCACGCTGTTCCTTGATGGGGTGGCCGAAATGAGCCCGCGCCTACAGGTCAAGTTGCTGCGTTTCTTGCAGGATGGTTGCTTTCGCCGGGTGGGCAGCGATGAAGAGGTGTATCTGGATGTGCGGGTCATTTGCGCCACCCAGGTCGACCTGTCCGAGCTGTGCGCGCGGGGCGAATTCCGCCAGGACCTGTACCACCGCTTGAATGTGCTGTCGCTGCATATCCCGCCGCTACGAGAGTGCATGGATGGCCTCGAAGGCCTGGTGCAGCACTTTCTCGATCAAGCCAGCCGGCAGATTGGCTGCCCGATGCCGCGCCTGGCGCCCGCCGCCATGGAAAAACTCAGCCACTACCATTGGCCGGGTAATGTGCGGCAATTGGAGAACGTTTTATTCCAGGCTGTTTCATTATGTGAAGGCGGGCTGGTGAAGAGCGAACATATTCGTCTGCCGGATTATGGCGTGCGCCAACCGTTGGGGGAGTTTTCGTTGGAAGGGGAACTTTCGCAGATTGTCGGCCGCTTTGAAAAAGCGGTGCTGGAAAGTTTGCTTGGCGAATACCCAAGTAGTCGGGCATTAGGCAAAAGACTGGGGGTTTCGCATACAACCATTGCCAACAAGTTGCGTGAATACGCCTTGGGCAAATCGTCCGAGTAA
- a CDS encoding DUF2790 domain-containing protein, translating to MKALLVLVLGGLCSAAMADEVANDVEQIPVEQYSYSQHLDIARVLSMSEVPNVCEVVPARMTYEDSKGQKHILEYRVMGNGCSNG from the coding sequence ATGAAAGCGTTACTGGTATTGGTACTTGGCGGTCTTTGCAGCGCGGCGATGGCCGACGAAGTTGCAAACGATGTCGAGCAGATTCCGGTTGAACAGTACAGTTACTCGCAGCACTTGGACATTGCCCGTGTGCTGTCCATGAGCGAAGTGCCTAACGTCTGTGAAGTAGTGCCCGCCCGCATGACCTACGAGGACTCCAAGGGCCAGAAGCACATTCTCGAATACCGCGTGATGGGTAACGGTTGCTCCAACGGTTGA
- the acs gene encoding acetate--CoA ligase, with amino-acid sequence MSAAPLYPVRPEVAATTLTDEATYKAMYQQSVINPDGFWREQAQRLDWIKPFTKVKQTSFDDHHVDIKWFADGTLNVSYNCLDRHLEERGDQVAIIWEGDDPSESRNITYRELHEQVCKFANALRGQDVHRGDVVTIYMPMIPEAVVAMLACARIGAIHSVVFGGFSPEALAGRIIDCKSKIVITADEGVRGGRHTPLKGNVDLALTNPETSSVQKIIVCKRTGGDIAWHQHRDIWYEDLMKVASSHCAPKEMGAEEALFILYTSGSTGKPKGVLHTTGGYMVYASLTHERVFDYRPGEVYWCTADVGWVTGHSYIVYGPLANGATTVLFEGVPNYPDITRVSKIIDKHKVNILYTAPTAIRAMMAEGQAAVAGADGSSLRLLGSVGEPINPEAWNWYYQTVGKERCPIVDTWWQTETGGILISPLPGATGLKPGSATRPFFGVVPALVDNLGNLIEGAAEGNLVILDSWPGQSRSLYGDHDRFVDTYFKTFRGMYFTGDGARRDEDGYYWITGRVDDVLNVSGHRMGTAEIESAMVAHPKVAEAAVVGVPHDIKGQGIYVYVTLNAGVESSEQLRLELKNWVRKEIGPIASPDVIQWAPGLPKTRSGKIMRRILRKIATAEYDALGDISTLADPGVVQHLIDTHKEMSRASA; translated from the coding sequence ATGAGTGCGGCTCCACTGTATCCCGTTCGTCCCGAGGTTGCGGCTACTACCCTGACCGACGAGGCCACCTACAAGGCCATGTACCAGCAGTCGGTGATCAACCCCGACGGTTTCTGGCGCGAACAGGCCCAGCGCCTGGACTGGATCAAGCCGTTCACCAAGGTCAAGCAGACCTCCTTCGACGATCACCATGTCGATATCAAATGGTTTGCTGACGGCACTCTGAACGTTTCCTACAACTGCCTGGACCGTCACCTCGAAGAGCGCGGCGATCAGGTGGCGATCATCTGGGAAGGCGACGATCCTTCCGAAAGCCGCAACATTACCTACCGCGAGCTGCACGAGCAGGTGTGCAAATTCGCCAACGCCCTACGTGGCCAGGATGTGCACCGCGGCGACGTGGTGACCATCTATATGCCGATGATCCCCGAGGCGGTGGTGGCCATGCTGGCTTGCGCCCGAATTGGCGCGATCCATTCGGTAGTGTTCGGTGGCTTCTCGCCTGAGGCCCTGGCCGGTCGAATCATCGACTGCAAATCGAAGATTGTCATCACTGCCGACGAAGGCGTGCGTGGCGGTCGGCATACGCCGCTCAAGGGCAACGTCGACCTGGCCCTGACCAACCCTGAAACCAGCAGCGTGCAGAAGATCATCGTGTGCAAGCGCACCGGTGGCGACATCGCCTGGCACCAGCACCGCGATATCTGGTACGAAGACCTGATGAAGGTCGCCTCCAGCCACTGCGCACCTAAAGAGATGGGCGCCGAAGAAGCGCTGTTCATCCTTTATACCTCTGGCTCGACTGGCAAGCCCAAGGGTGTCCTGCACACCACTGGTGGCTACATGGTCTACGCCTCGCTGACCCATGAGCGGGTGTTCGACTACCGCCCGGGCGAAGTCTACTGGTGCACCGCCGACGTTGGCTGGGTCACCGGCCACAGCTACATCGTCTATGGCCCGCTGGCCAATGGCGCCACCACCGTGCTGTTCGAAGGTGTGCCGAACTACCCGGACATCACCCGCGTGTCGAAGATCATCGACAAGCACAAGGTCAATATCCTCTACACCGCGCCGACCGCGATTCGCGCGATGATGGCCGAAGGTCAGGCCGCCGTTGCCGGCGCAGATGGCTCCAGCCTGCGCCTGCTCGGTTCGGTGGGTGAGCCGATCAACCCTGAGGCCTGGAACTGGTACTACCAGACTGTCGGCAAGGAGCGTTGCCCGATCGTCGACACCTGGTGGCAGACCGAAACCGGCGGCATCCTGATCAGCCCGCTGCCAGGGGCGACTGGCTTGAAACCGGGTTCGGCAACCCGTCCGTTCTTTGGCGTGGTGCCGGCCCTGGTGGATAACCTGGGTAACCTGATCGAAGGCGCCGCCGAGGGTAACCTGGTGATCCTCGACTCCTGGCCGGGTCAGTCGCGTTCGCTGTATGGCGACCATGACCGCTTTGTCGACACCTACTTCAAGACCTTCCGCGGCATGTACTTCACCGGTGACGGTGCGCGCCGTGACGAGGATGGCTACTACTGGATCACCGGTCGCGTGGATGACGTGCTCAACGTTTCCGGTCACCGCATGGGTACCGCCGAGATCGAAAGTGCGATGGTGGCCCACCCGAAAGTCGCTGAGGCGGCGGTGGTCGGCGTGCCGCATGACATCAAAGGGCAGGGCATCTATGTGTATGTGACCCTCAATGCCGGGGTCGAGTCGAGCGAGCAATTGCGCCTGGAGCTGAAGAACTGGGTGCGCAAGGAGATTGGTCCGATCGCTTCGCCGGATGTCATCCAGTGGGCGCCAGGCCTGCCCAAGACCCGCTCGGGCAAGATCATGCGGCGGATCCTGCGCAAGATCGCCACGGCCGAGTACGACGCGCTGGGCGATATTTCGACCTTGGCCGATCCAGGTGTGGTGCAGCACCTGATCGATACCCACAAGGAAATGAGCCGCGCTTCGGCTTGA
- a CDS encoding ABC transporter substrate-binding protein, whose protein sequence is MKKLALLGALALSVLSLVSHADEKPLKIGIEAAYPPFAFKQPDGSIAGFDYDIGNALCEEMKAKCTWVEQEFDGLIPALKVRKIDAILSSMSITDDRKKSVDFTKRYYLTPARLVMKQGVTVSDSLAELSGKKIGVQRGSIHDRFAKEVLAPKGATVVPYGTQNEIYLDVAAGRLDGTVADATLLEDGFLKTDAGKGFAFVGPSFTDVKYFGDGVGIAVRKGDKANAERINAAIDAIRANGKYKAIQDKYFNFDIYGPDAQ, encoded by the coding sequence ATGAAGAAGCTCGCACTGCTTGGCGCCCTGGCGCTGTCCGTGTTGTCCCTGGTATCGCACGCCGATGAGAAACCGTTGAAGATCGGTATCGAGGCCGCCTACCCACCCTTCGCCTTCAAACAGCCCGATGGCAGCATCGCCGGCTTCGACTACGACATCGGCAACGCCCTGTGCGAAGAGATGAAGGCCAAGTGCACCTGGGTCGAGCAAGAGTTCGACGGCCTGATCCCGGCACTGAAAGTGCGCAAGATCGACGCCATCCTGTCGTCGATGTCGATCACTGACGATCGCAAGAAGTCGGTCGATTTCACCAAGCGCTACTACCTGACCCCGGCTCGCCTGGTCATGAAGCAGGGCGTCACCGTCAGTGACAGCCTGGCTGAGCTCAGTGGCAAGAAGATCGGCGTGCAGCGCGGCTCGATCCACGACCGTTTCGCCAAGGAAGTCCTGGCGCCTAAAGGTGCAACCGTGGTGCCTTACGGCACCCAGAACGAAATCTACCTGGACGTGGCTGCCGGTCGCCTCGACGGCACCGTGGCTGACGCTACCCTGCTCGAAGATGGTTTCCTCAAGACCGACGCCGGCAAAGGCTTCGCGTTCGTTGGCCCATCGTTCACCGACGTGAAGTACTTCGGCGACGGCGTCGGCATTGCCGTGCGCAAAGGCGACAAGGCCAACGCTGAGCGGATCAACGCCGCCATTGATGCCATTCGCGCCAACGGCAAGTACAAGGCGATCCAGGACAAGTACTTCAACTTCGACATATACGGGCCTGACGCTCAGTAA
- a CDS encoding ABC transporter permease: MLKGYGAVILDGAWLTLQLALSSMALAIVLGLIGVALRLSPVRWLAWLGDMYATVIRGIPDLVLILLIFYGGQDILNRVAPLLGYEDYIDLNPLVAGIGTLGFIFGAYLSETFRGAFLGIPKGQAEAGVAYGMSSRQVFFRIMVPQMIRLAIPGFTNNWLVLTKATALISVVGLQDMMFKAKQAADATREPFTFFLAVAALYLVITSVSLLALKYLERRYSVGVKAAEL, translated from the coding sequence ATGTTGAAAGGCTACGGGGCAGTCATCCTCGACGGGGCGTGGCTGACGCTGCAGCTCGCCCTGTCGTCGATGGCCCTGGCCATCGTGCTTGGCCTGATCGGCGTGGCGCTAAGGTTGTCGCCAGTGCGCTGGCTGGCCTGGCTGGGCGATATGTATGCCACGGTCATTCGCGGCATTCCGGATCTGGTGCTGATCCTGCTGATCTTCTATGGCGGCCAGGACATTCTCAACCGGGTGGCGCCGCTGCTCGGCTACGAAGACTATATCGATCTCAACCCGCTGGTGGCCGGTATCGGCACCCTGGGTTTCATCTTTGGTGCTTACCTGTCGGAAACCTTCCGCGGTGCCTTCCTGGGCATTCCCAAGGGGCAGGCCGAGGCAGGCGTGGCGTACGGCATGAGCAGCCGCCAGGTGTTCTTCCGCATCATGGTGCCGCAGATGATTCGCCTGGCGATCCCAGGCTTTACCAACAACTGGCTGGTATTGACCAAGGCTACCGCGCTGATCTCGGTGGTGGGTCTGCAGGACATGATGTTCAAGGCCAAGCAGGCGGCTGATGCCACCCGCGAACCCTTCACCTTCTTCCTGGCGGTGGCAGCCCTGTACCTGGTGATCACCAGTGTCTCGCTGCTGGCGCTGAAGTACCTCGAGAGGCGCTACTCGGTGGGCGTTAAGGCGGCAGAACTATGA
- a CDS encoding ABC transporter permease, producing MIFDYNVIWEALPLYLGGLLTTLKLLALSLLFGLLAAVPLGLMRVSKQPLVNITAWLYTYVIRGTPMLVQLFLIYYGLAQFEAVRESIFWPWLSSATFCACLAFAVNTSAYTAEIIAGSLKATPHGEIEAAKAMGMSRFKMYRRILLPSAMRRALPQYSNEVIMMLQTTSLASIVTLIDITGAARTVNAQYYLPFEAYITAGVFYLCLTFILVRLFKMAERRWLGYLAPRKH from the coding sequence ATGATCTTCGACTACAACGTCATCTGGGAGGCGCTGCCGCTTTATCTTGGCGGCCTGCTGACCACCCTCAAGCTGCTGGCGCTGTCGCTGTTGTTCGGTCTGCTGGCGGCGGTACCGCTGGGCCTGATGCGCGTTTCCAAGCAGCCGCTGGTGAACATCACCGCCTGGCTGTACACCTATGTGATCCGCGGCACGCCGATGCTGGTGCAGCTGTTCCTGATTTACTATGGGCTGGCCCAGTTCGAGGCGGTGCGCGAGAGCATCTTCTGGCCGTGGCTGTCGAGCGCGACGTTCTGTGCCTGCCTGGCCTTCGCCGTCAACACCAGTGCCTACACTGCAGAAATCATCGCCGGTAGCCTCAAGGCCACCCCGCATGGTGAGATCGAAGCGGCCAAGGCCATGGGCATGTCACGCTTCAAGATGTACCGGCGCATCCTGCTGCCGTCGGCCATGCGCCGGGCGCTGCCGCAGTACAGCAACGAAGTGATCATGATGCTGCAGACCACCAGCCTGGCCTCGATCGTCACCCTGATCGACATCACCGGCGCGGCGCGCACCGTCAATGCCCAGTACTACCTGCCTTTCGAGGCCTATATCACGGCGGGCGTGTTCTACCTGTGCCTGACCTTCATTCTGGTGCGCCTGTTCAAGATGGCCGAACGCCGCTGGCTCGGCTACCTGGCGCCGCGCAAGCACTGA
- a CDS encoding ABC transporter ATP-binding protein, translating to MYKLEVQDLHKRYGSHEVLKGVSLAAKAGDVISIIGSSGSGKSTFLRCINLLEQPHAGKILLNNEELKLVAGKDGALKAADPKQLQRMRSRLSMVFQHFNLWAHMTALENIIEAPVHVLGMSKKDALEKAEHYLAKVGVSHRKDAYPGHMSGGEQQRVAIARALAMEPEVMLFDEPTSALDPELVGDVLKVMQSLAQEGRTMVVVTHEMGFAREVSNQLVFLHKGVVEEAGNPREVLVNPQSERLKQFLSGSLK from the coding sequence ATGTACAAACTCGAAGTCCAAGACCTGCACAAGCGCTATGGCAGCCATGAAGTGCTCAAGGGCGTGTCCCTGGCCGCCAAGGCAGGCGATGTGATCAGCATCATCGGCTCCAGCGGTTCGGGCAAGTCGACCTTCCTGCGCTGCATCAACCTGCTCGAGCAGCCGCATGCCGGCAAGATCCTGCTCAACAACGAAGAACTCAAGCTGGTCGCTGGCAAGGATGGCGCGCTCAAGGCTGCCGATCCCAAGCAGCTGCAGCGCATGCGCTCGCGCCTGTCGATGGTATTCCAGCACTTCAACTTGTGGGCGCACATGACGGCGCTGGAAAACATCATCGAAGCACCGGTGCATGTGCTGGGCATGAGCAAGAAAGACGCGCTGGAAAAAGCCGAGCATTACCTGGCCAAAGTCGGCGTTTCGCACCGCAAGGACGCCTACCCAGGGCATATGTCCGGTGGCGAGCAGCAGCGTGTGGCGATTGCCCGGGCGCTGGCGATGGAGCCGGAAGTGATGTTGTTCGACGAGCCGACCTCGGCGCTAGACCCAGAGCTGGTGGGCGATGTACTCAAGGTCATGCAGTCGCTGGCCCAGGAAGGCCGGACCATGGTGGTGGTCACCCACGAGATGGGCTTTGCTCGCGAGGTGTCCAATCAGCTGGTGTTCCTGCACAAGGGGGTAGTGGAGGAGGCGGGCAATCCGCGCGAGGTGCTGGTCAATCCGCAATCGGAACGGCTCAAGCAGTTTCTCTCTGGCAGCCTGAAGTAA
- the argR gene encoding transcriptional regulator ArgR: MTTQRIGFLIWPSTKPLTLALAEEALLVAQRVHPDVVYELVFLQAEPSEQQGWRLPGEPWNGRLEGVHKLLLLADEPPTAVNATLSTALKQLARSGCMIGGLSAGVYPLALLGLLDGYRAAVHWRWQDDFGERFPKVIATSHLFDWDRDRLTACGGMAVADLLLAVLARDHGAELAGAVSEELVVERIREGGERQRIPLQNRLGSSHPKLTQAVLLMEANIEEPLTTDEIAQHVCVSRRQLERIFKQYLNRVPSQYYLELRLNKARQMLMQTSKSIIQIGLSCGFSSGPHFSSAYRNFFGATPREDRNQRRSNSPFELSSAPAERG; this comes from the coding sequence ATGACCACCCAGCGAATCGGTTTTCTCATCTGGCCCAGCACCAAGCCGTTGACCTTGGCGTTGGCCGAGGAGGCATTGCTGGTGGCCCAGCGGGTGCATCCAGATGTCGTCTACGAGCTGGTGTTCCTTCAGGCCGAGCCGTCCGAGCAGCAAGGCTGGCGTCTGCCGGGTGAGCCGTGGAATGGGCGTCTGGAAGGTGTGCACAAGCTGTTGCTGCTGGCCGATGAGCCGCCCACGGCGGTCAATGCCACGTTGTCTACTGCGCTCAAGCAGCTGGCGCGCAGTGGCTGCATGATCGGTGGGCTTTCCGCAGGCGTGTATCCGCTGGCGCTGTTGGGTTTGCTCGACGGCTATCGGGCTGCGGTGCATTGGCGTTGGCAGGACGATTTCGGCGAGCGCTTCCCCAAGGTGATCGCCACCAGCCATCTGTTCGACTGGGATCGCGACCGCCTGACCGCCTGTGGCGGCATGGCCGTGGCTGACCTGCTGCTGGCGGTGCTGGCCCGTGATCATGGTGCCGAACTTGCCGGGGCGGTGTCGGAAGAGTTGGTGGTCGAGCGCATCCGTGAGGGTGGCGAGCGTCAGCGGATTCCATTGCAAAACCGCCTGGGTTCCAGCCACCCAAAGCTGACCCAGGCAGTGCTGCTGATGGAGGCCAACATCGAAGAGCCGCTGACCACTGACGAGATCGCCCAACATGTGTGCGTATCTCGCCGACAGCTGGAGCGGATCTTCAAGCAGTACCTTAATCGGGTGCCGAGCCAGTATTACCTGGAGCTGCGCTTGAACAAGGCGCGGCAGATGTTGATGCAGACCAGCAAGTCGATCATCCAGATTGGCTTGTCGTGCGGGTTCTCTTCCGGGCCGCATTTCTCCAGCGCCTATCGCAACTTCTTTGGCGCCACCCCGCGCGAAGATCGCAACCAGCGCCGTAGCAACAGCCCGTTCGAGCTCAGCTCGGCCCCTGCCGAACGCGGCTGA